A region from the Beduinella massiliensis genome encodes:
- a CDS encoding ABC transporter permease subunit has protein sequence MVRPSVKTQPAHSLGKRMFKARWFYALMLPGLLYFIIYKYIPMFGLAMAFQDYSPSLGFLQSPWVGLKHFKQFFQYGSFELLFSNTLILSLLSLVFSFPAPVILALFLNEIRHKTYKRVTQTLMYLPHFLSAVVVCSIAYQMFSVESGVLAKLLGLMGLPPVNILMNASAYRPLFVGLGVWQGTGWGTIIYLAALSNVDVQMYEAAMLEGAGRWKQMWYITIPSILPIIMVTLVLRMGDLLDVGLEKTLLLSNAMNRSVAEVFDSYVYQRGVVDGKYSFTAAVGLFKSVVGLILVVTANWLSKKVTDETIY, from the coding sequence ATGGTGCGTCCATCGGTGAAGACCCAACCCGCGCACAGCCTGGGCAAACGAATGTTTAAAGCCCGCTGGTTTTACGCACTGATGCTGCCGGGCCTGCTTTATTTCATCATCTACAAGTACATTCCCATGTTTGGGCTCGCCATGGCCTTTCAAGATTATTCTCCCAGCCTGGGTTTTTTGCAAAGCCCTTGGGTGGGGCTCAAGCACTTTAAACAGTTCTTTCAATACGGCTCCTTCGAGCTGCTGTTCAGCAACACGCTGATCCTTTCCCTGCTGAGCCTCGTGTTTTCCTTTCCCGCGCCGGTGATCCTGGCACTGTTCCTCAACGAGATCCGCCACAAGACCTACAAGCGGGTGACACAGACGTTGATGTACCTGCCGCACTTCCTTTCCGCCGTGGTGGTCTGTTCCATCGCTTATCAGATGTTCTCGGTGGAGTCCGGGGTGCTCGCAAAGCTGCTCGGCCTCATGGGCCTGCCGCCGGTCAACATCCTGATGAACGCCTCCGCCTACCGGCCGCTCTTCGTAGGGCTGGGCGTGTGGCAGGGCACCGGCTGGGGTACGATCATCTATCTGGCCGCCCTGTCCAATGTGGACGTGCAGATGTACGAGGCCGCCATGCTGGAGGGCGCGGGCCGCTGGAAGCAGATGTGGTATATTACCATTCCGTCGATCCTGCCCATCATCATGGTGACGCTGGTGCTGCGCATGGGGGATTTGCTGGATGTGGGCCTTGAAAAGACGCTGCTGCTGAGCAACGCCATGAACCGCTCCGTTGCGGAGGTTTTTGACTCCTACGTATATCAGCGCGGCGTGGTAGACGGCAAGTACAGCTTTACGGCCGCCGTCGGCCTGTTCAAGTCCGTCGTAGGACTGATTCTGGTCGTCACCGCCAACTGGCTGAGCAAAAAGGTCACCGATGAGACCATCTATTGA
- a CDS encoding ABC transporter permease subunit, with protein MQLTVKHARKRFTPGDAFIYGVVGLFTLLCVVPFWYVIASSFSKNPGFLIDEFTLDSYRYIFSTSTLMRSLGNTAYITVVGTLLKLLCTSLMAYALSEMIPGRKLILNLVIFTMLFSGGMIPTYFVVKGTGLMNSLWSLVIPGLISPFNLIVMKNFYQNIPPDLKESARIDGCHEVVLLFRIILPLSTASLATFGLFYAVGLWNTYMSALLYIPNNAKWPIQVLLRQIVYVSSSIGDEGTVESEVALLSQGIKMAVIIVATLPIVCLYPFLQKHFAKGIMVGAVKG; from the coding sequence ATGCAGCTCACAGTGAAACACGCCCGGAAGCGCTTTACCCCTGGCGACGCCTTCATCTACGGCGTCGTCGGGCTGTTCACCCTGCTTTGTGTCGTGCCCTTCTGGTACGTCATTGCCTCGTCCTTTTCTAAAAACCCTGGTTTTTTGATTGACGAATTCACGCTGGACAGCTACAGGTACATCTTTTCCACCAGCACCCTGATGCGTAGCCTGGGTAACACCGCCTACATCACCGTCGTGGGCACCCTGCTCAAGCTTCTGTGCACCAGCCTGATGGCCTATGCCCTTTCCGAGATGATACCCGGACGCAAGCTGATCCTGAACCTGGTGATCTTCACCATGCTGTTCAGCGGCGGCATGATCCCCACCTACTTTGTGGTGAAGGGCACGGGGCTGATGAACTCTCTGTGGTCGCTGGTAATCCCGGGCCTGATCAGCCCTTTCAACCTGATCGTTATGAAGAACTTCTACCAGAACATTCCACCGGATTTAAAGGAGAGCGCCCGGATCGACGGCTGCCACGAGGTCGTGCTGCTGTTTCGGATTATCCTGCCCCTTTCCACCGCTTCCCTCGCCACCTTCGGCCTGTTCTACGCGGTGGGATTGTGGAACACCTACATGTCGGCGCTGCTGTACATCCCCAACAACGCCAAGTGGCCCATTCAGGTGCTGCTGCGCCAGATCGTCTACGTGTCCTCCAGCATCGGCGACGAGGGCACGGTTGAAAGCGAGGTCGCGCTGCTCTCTCAGGGCATCAAAATGGCGGTCATCATCGTTGCGACGCTCCCCATCGTCTGTCTGTACCCCTTCCTGCAAAAGCATTTTGCAAAGGGCATCATGGTGGGAGCCGTTAAGGGCTGA
- a CDS encoding extracellular solute-binding protein has protein sequence MKTTAPKIRRFLAIALAACLLLGACAAAAEEPLTVTMYLGCGVVEFPPDGNEIEKIIEDYTGVDMKINAYSGSVLHEMMPTLIAGGDLPMVVNVGGSQLSKSYLINAMEAGEFWDVTDYISSLDNFKDINPLALSNYAIEGRLYGLPLERGLSRDALTYRYDWLENLGLDDPKTVDDLVNMWLAFTKDDPDGNGIDDTYGVVTSGLTFLNQVALHLGAPNNWLYEDGKMIKMQLTEAYGEALDICRMLYAEGAIHPEFAIRERADYEGDFVNGKAGSYYDVSTGITAFQDRITDPNAVLHASNLFANAEGEIYTSAGRGNNGVLLFSKKAIPDKETLDRVINIFDRLADEEMCNLLALGVEGINYEVVDGVAHMIPENNTYWQEKINSPYSIPLAVRWPILRTMPVEYDYGDQRNLEIIQENAPYAVADPTLGLISELYNDIGSDLDTLLSDAATLYIMGEIDKDEYNNRMEQWKRQGGEDIAADYARLYQEKNQ, from the coding sequence ATGAAAACAACTGCCCCCAAAATCCGCCGATTTCTTGCGATCGCCCTGGCGGCCTGCCTGCTTCTTGGCGCCTGCGCCGCTGCGGCGGAAGAACCTCTGACGGTTACCATGTACCTGGGCTGCGGTGTGGTCGAATTCCCGCCGGACGGCAACGAGATTGAGAAAATCATCGAGGACTACACCGGCGTGGACATGAAGATCAACGCTTATTCCGGCTCCGTGCTGCACGAGATGATGCCCACGCTGATCGCGGGCGGTGACCTGCCGATGGTAGTCAACGTCGGCGGCAGCCAACTTAGCAAGAGCTACCTGATCAACGCCATGGAGGCCGGTGAATTCTGGGATGTGACGGATTATATCAGCAGCCTGGACAACTTTAAGGACATCAACCCTTTGGCGCTGAGCAATTACGCGATCGAAGGCCGCCTTTACGGCCTGCCCCTGGAGCGAGGCCTTTCGCGAGACGCGCTGACCTACCGCTACGACTGGCTGGAGAATCTGGGGCTCGACGACCCCAAAACCGTTGACGACCTGGTGAACATGTGGCTCGCCTTTACCAAGGACGACCCGGACGGCAACGGCATAGACGACACCTACGGCGTCGTGACCAGCGGTCTGACCTTCCTCAACCAGGTCGCCCTGCACCTGGGCGCGCCCAATAACTGGCTGTACGAGGACGGGAAAATGATCAAGATGCAGCTGACCGAAGCGTACGGCGAGGCGCTGGACATCTGCCGCATGCTCTACGCGGAGGGCGCCATTCATCCCGAGTTCGCCATCCGCGAGCGCGCGGATTACGAGGGCGACTTTGTAAACGGCAAGGCAGGCAGCTATTATGACGTGAGCACGGGCATCACCGCCTTTCAGGACCGCATCACCGATCCGAACGCGGTACTTCACGCCAGCAACCTGTTCGCGAATGCGGAAGGTGAAATCTATACCTCGGCCGGCCGCGGCAACAACGGCGTGCTGCTGTTCAGCAAGAAGGCCATCCCGGACAAGGAAACCCTGGACAGGGTCATCAACATCTTTGATCGTCTTGCGGACGAGGAGATGTGCAATCTGCTGGCTCTGGGGGTAGAAGGAATCAACTACGAAGTGGTAGACGGCGTGGCCCACATGATTCCCGAGAACAACACCTATTGGCAGGAAAAGATCAACAGCCCCTACTCCATTCCGCTGGCCGTGCGCTGGCCCATCCTGCGCACCATGCCCGTAGAATACGATTACGGCGATCAGCGTAACCTGGAGATTATTCAGGAGAACGCGCCTTACGCCGTCGCTGACCCGACGCTGGGGCTGATCTCCGAGCTGTACAACGATATCGGCAGCGACCTGGACACCCTGCTGAGCGACGCCGCGACGCTGTACATCATGGGCGAGATCGACAAGGACGAATACAACAACCGCATGGAGCAGTGGAAGCGGCAAGGCGGGGAGGACATCGCCGCGGACTATGCCCGCCTGTATCAGGAAAAGAATCAGTAA
- a CDS encoding SGNH/GDSL hydrolase family protein: protein MKPLILFQGDSITDVSRNRDNDHYAGHGYPTLVKARLGYDAPGRYEFLNRGVSGNRVVDLYARIKMDIINLKPDYLSILIGVNDVWHEVSRQNGVNAAKFRRVYDMLLCEVREALPGIRLLILEPFVLPGTATMDTEEAPDRLTTFQREVALRAEAAREVAAVHGACFVPLQRRFDQAVWGMDPAYWLIDGVHPSAMGHELIARAWMEGFKSLCAGEEM from the coding sequence GTGAAACCCTTGATTCTCTTTCAGGGAGATTCCATTACCGATGTGAGCCGCAATCGCGACAACGATCATTACGCAGGCCACGGCTATCCCACGCTGGTGAAGGCGCGGCTGGGCTACGACGCACCGGGACGGTACGAATTTCTCAACCGCGGCGTCAGCGGTAACCGGGTAGTGGATCTGTATGCGCGGATAAAGATGGACATCATCAATTTAAAGCCGGATTACCTTAGCATCCTCATCGGCGTCAACGATGTTTGGCACGAGGTGAGCCGGCAAAACGGCGTGAACGCTGCAAAGTTTCGCAGGGTCTACGACATGCTTCTGTGCGAGGTGCGGGAGGCGCTGCCGGGTATTCGCCTGTTGATTCTGGAGCCCTTCGTGTTGCCGGGCACCGCCACCATGGACACGGAGGAGGCGCCGGACCGCCTTACGACCTTTCAGCGGGAGGTCGCCCTGCGCGCTGAAGCCGCGCGCGAAGTGGCCGCGGTGCACGGCGCCTGCTTTGTGCCGCTGCAGCGCCGTTTCGACCAAGCGGTTTGGGGCATGGATCCCGCATACTGGCTGATAGACGGCGTGCACCCTTCCGCCATGGGGCACGAGTTGATTGCACGCGCCTGGATGGAGGGATTTAAATCCCTTTGCGCAGGAGAAGAGATGTAA
- a CDS encoding LysR substrate-binding domain-containing protein produces the protein MELLQLRYFLSAAKTQNFTTTAKIYRVPVSNISQTIKKLENELGTQLFDRLGNRVCINKQGAVFYAHISSAISAIDEGVAAVAKSTARSHETLYLLALSNRDMVSTCIALFHHTCPDVEVIFEHNLQKVNLESADLIISGEDPVFDGFPKLHLLDEDFKIAISRQMLTTVHDEITPETLRKANYITLAKSKSFENALLALGKHYHFTPTITFVCEDPFYVLKYVTDNMGIAYIPSKTWKHRMSPDIALLALPDFKLERHTYLYRNPERGPSNAVEKFMDILQDISRSMQ, from the coding sequence GTGGAGCTGCTTCAGCTGCGTTATTTTTTGAGCGCCGCGAAAACACAAAACTTCACAACCACGGCAAAAATTTATCGTGTTCCTGTCTCGAACATTTCACAGACCATCAAAAAGCTTGAAAATGAGTTGGGAACACAGCTTTTTGACCGGCTCGGAAATCGGGTCTGCATCAACAAACAAGGCGCTGTTTTTTACGCCCATATATCTTCCGCTATTTCCGCAATTGACGAAGGGGTTGCTGCCGTTGCCAAATCGACCGCGCGTTCGCATGAGACGCTTTACCTTCTTGCGCTGTCCAATCGCGACATGGTTTCCACCTGTATAGCCTTATTTCACCACACCTGTCCAGACGTAGAAGTTATCTTTGAACATAATCTTCAGAAAGTGAATCTGGAATCCGCCGACCTGATTATCAGCGGGGAAGATCCCGTTTTTGACGGTTTTCCAAAGCTGCACCTTCTCGACGAGGACTTTAAAATAGCCATCTCCCGTCAGATGCTTACGACGGTACACGATGAAATTACCCCCGAGACACTGCGTAAAGCGAACTATATCACGTTGGCGAAGAGCAAAAGTTTTGAAAATGCGCTGCTTGCACTGGGAAAACACTATCATTTTACCCCCACCATTACATTTGTCTGTGAAGATCCCTTTTATGTGCTGAAATACGTTACCGACAATATGGGCATCGCTTATATTCCCTCTAAGACATGGAAACATCGCATGAGTCCTGACATCGCTTTGCTGGCTTTACCGGATTTTAAATTGGAGCGCCACACGTATTTATATCGCAATCCAGAGCGCGGCCCTTCTAACGCGGTGGAAAAGTTTATGGATATACTACAAGATATCTCGAGGAGCATGCAATAA
- a CDS encoding ABC transporter substrate-binding protein, with translation MRKKWEVLLGAALALLMVCSGCIAETHDPVTLEVCIVDTNWADAWLDMKASFEAQYPWITVESVGSDQNITEFISARIAANDLPGVIKLTISDIYLDMIEGGLIKDMTGMECTKNVPQKYLDAFTYADVLAGITQGASFSAMYCNMDALKEAGWENVPNDFDEFLQCCEDIKQKTNYAPLLINGDHHTICYMLYELMLANCFKSEEEAKAYEDGMKDGTFDFAAYPEAMEKLKKVIPYLMTGSSSTTQDDAVAIMAEGGAAMLLGGNWVSSGALSAIDKHCGHDGAGKAIFPPFNNPGKELWISTSTEVAFALTEQKDQATANAAETFVNWVFKPENFRIIQNARGTVPVLNDMPVDMIVLPDGIIDLVPEVSKYDSVAMGYNLYGAEFKDGGMTALRDAYSGNSTVEDAIAAMTSILSRYAR, from the coding sequence ATGAGGAAAAAATGGGAAGTTTTATTGGGCGCCGCCCTGGCATTGTTAATGGTATGCAGCGGCTGCATAGCCGAGACGCACGATCCGGTGACTTTGGAAGTGTGCATCGTCGATACGAATTGGGCCGATGCCTGGCTTGACATGAAGGCGTCTTTTGAAGCGCAGTATCCTTGGATTACCGTTGAGTCCGTAGGAAGCGATCAGAACATTACGGAGTTTATCTCTGCCCGTATCGCTGCAAATGATTTGCCGGGCGTCATCAAATTGACCATTTCCGACATCTATTTGGATATGATCGAGGGTGGTTTGATCAAGGACATGACGGGCATGGAGTGCACGAAGAACGTCCCGCAAAAATATCTGGATGCCTTTACCTATGCGGACGTGCTGGCCGGCATTACGCAGGGAGCGTCCTTTTCCGCGATGTACTGCAACATGGATGCGCTCAAAGAAGCCGGATGGGAGAACGTACCCAATGACTTCGACGAATTTCTGCAATGCTGCGAAGACATTAAACAGAAAACGAATTACGCGCCGTTGCTCATTAACGGCGACCACCACACCATCTGCTATATGCTTTATGAACTCATGCTGGCAAATTGCTTCAAGTCTGAGGAGGAAGCGAAGGCTTACGAAGACGGCATGAAGGACGGCACGTTCGACTTTGCGGCCTATCCAGAGGCGATGGAAAAGCTGAAGAAGGTCATTCCGTATTTAATGACGGGAAGCTCTTCAACTACGCAGGACGACGCTGTCGCAATCATGGCGGAGGGAGGCGCGGCAATGCTGCTTGGCGGTAACTGGGTTTCATCCGGCGCTCTTTCTGCGATCGACAAGCACTGCGGACACGATGGGGCAGGAAAAGCGATTTTTCCGCCGTTCAACAATCCGGGCAAGGAACTCTGGATCAGCACATCTACCGAAGTCGCCTTTGCGCTGACAGAGCAGAAGGATCAAGCGACCGCTAACGCGGCTGAAACGTTCGTCAACTGGGTTTTCAAGCCGGAAAATTTCAGGATTATCCAGAATGCGCGCGGTACGGTTCCTGTTCTGAACGATATGCCAGTGGATATGATCGTCCTGCCGGACGGCATTATCGATTTGGTGCCGGAGGTGTCGAAGTACGATTCTGTAGCCATGGGATATAACCTCTACGGCGCGGAATTTAAAGACGGCGGGATGACCGCGCTGCGCGACGCTTATTCCGGCAACAGCACTGTGGAGGACGCGATCGCGGCGATGACCTCTATTCTCAGCCGCTACGCCCGTTGA
- a CDS encoding sugar ABC transporter permease yields the protein MRKKSTAWQRNRTITGVVFLVPFFFVTAVFILCPLFSVIRYSFYNWNGIGKPKFVGLDNYKMLPTTEGFWTMAGATLIYAVGVTAMVVVLGYLLALMLDQQGRLRINRTLMRVFWFFPCLLSGIIVGIIWHIMYNYNSGLVNYILHAIGLPRVNWLETYGVTMFAVIVASVWSQLGMCAIIFLAGLQGIPTDILEAASIDGANRWQREVKVVLPIMAPSITINVITTSIAAFKAYELPFTVSNGLPGYSTRLLTQRVYFYSFETNKYGIASALSVLLIVVITIFSLLQLVVLKKREDIY from the coding sequence ATGCGCAAAAAAAGCACGGCCTGGCAAAGAAACAGAACCATTACGGGCGTAGTATTTCTTGTCCCTTTCTTTTTCGTTACGGCAGTTTTTATACTCTGTCCGCTGTTCAGCGTAATTCGCTACAGCTTCTATAACTGGAACGGCATCGGAAAGCCGAAGTTTGTCGGCTTGGATAATTACAAAATGCTCCCTACGACAGAGGGGTTTTGGACGATGGCCGGGGCGACACTGATCTATGCGGTAGGGGTAACCGCAATGGTCGTCGTGTTAGGCTATCTGCTGGCGCTGATGCTCGACCAGCAGGGGAGGCTGCGGATTAATAGGACGCTGATGAGAGTTTTCTGGTTTTTTCCGTGTCTGTTGAGCGGGATAATCGTCGGCATTATCTGGCACATCATGTATAACTACAACAGCGGGCTTGTGAATTACATCCTCCACGCGATCGGCCTGCCCAGGGTGAATTGGCTTGAAACCTACGGCGTTACGATGTTCGCGGTTATCGTCGCAAGCGTCTGGAGCCAGTTGGGCATGTGTGCGATTATCTTCCTTGCGGGGCTGCAGGGGATTCCGACGGATATACTAGAAGCTGCTTCCATCGATGGGGCAAACAGATGGCAGCGGGAGGTAAAGGTGGTATTGCCCATTATGGCGCCGTCCATCACGATCAACGTGATAACGACCAGCATAGCAGCTTTTAAGGCATATGAGCTGCCCTTCACGGTTTCAAACGGATTGCCCGGATACTCTACAAGGTTGTTGACGCAACGGGTCTATTTTTATTCGTTTGAGACCAATAAATACGGTATTGCATCAGCGCTTTCGGTTCTTCTAATCGTTGTCATTACAATTTTCTCCCTGTTGCAGTTGGTCGTATTGAAAAAAAGGGAGGACATTTATTAA
- a CDS encoding ABC transporter permease subunit: MEMKKKAVTLAGELLFFAVTIIAWIPIYYFVIGAFKTREDIVMYPFTVNFERMSVQNFIYVWKNMNIGSAIRNTGLITAGALAIIVLISSLAGFSLARIDGKFFRVSYQYVVTLMVVPFISCLLMLVRLSTKLGTYNTVWGSMLIHAAWHVPFCTFLYTGFMKSIPVDLEEAAYIDGCSTFKIYRIVFLPLLAPVTATCCIRSGITIWNDYLVSKTLLNSVRTPTLMVSISSFFGEYVSEYGYAFAGIVIASLPITIIFVCLQKYFIKGLTAGAVKG, from the coding sequence ATGGAAATGAAAAAGAAAGCTGTTACGCTAGCCGGGGAACTGCTTTTTTTCGCCGTGACGATTATCGCCTGGATTCCGATTTACTATTTTGTTATTGGCGCGTTTAAAACCCGTGAGGATATCGTCATGTATCCCTTTACGGTGAATTTTGAGCGAATGAGCGTCCAGAACTTCATCTACGTTTGGAAGAACATGAATATCGGAAGTGCGATAAGAAACACAGGGCTCATTACCGCGGGTGCCTTGGCGATCATTGTTTTGATCAGTTCGTTAGCCGGATTTTCGCTGGCCCGCATCGACGGAAAATTTTTTAGAGTCAGCTATCAGTATGTGGTAACGCTGATGGTCGTGCCGTTTATTAGCTGCCTGCTGATGCTGGTCAGACTGTCGACGAAGCTGGGAACATATAATACGGTCTGGGGAAGCATGCTCATTCACGCGGCGTGGCACGTTCCTTTCTGCACGTTTCTGTATACGGGCTTCATGAAGTCTATTCCGGTCGATCTGGAAGAGGCCGCTTATATTGACGGATGTTCGACGTTTAAAATCTACAGGATCGTATTTCTTCCGCTACTCGCTCCTGTTACGGCTACCTGTTGCATTCGGTCGGGCATTACGATATGGAACGATTATCTTGTTAGCAAAACACTGCTTAACAGTGTTCGTACACCGACCTTGATGGTGAGCATCAGTTCTTTCTTTGGCGAATATGTCAGCGAGTATGGCTATGCATTTGCAGGTATCGTCATCGCTTCTCTCCCGATAACTATTATTTTTGTGTGCCTGCAAAAATATTTTATAAAAGGCCTTACGGCCGGAGCCGTAAAAGGATGA
- a CDS encoding prolyl oligopeptidase family serine peptidase, with protein MRKDLKITVKREAIALIGDITYKNEAAWYGESERPLKMSLLVPKHKERHAKPLPLLLWLCGGGLRVVDHNIWLPQMISIAEAGFIVASVEYRTINDAALPKPLIDVKAAIRYLRAHAEKYCIDPERVFIMGESAGGMLASLAAVTPDNPEFEIGDYLDMSTRVSAAIDIYGITDLNASYEFAAQLNLIRGIEQLQKAGITDMADTKSLNRFSAIRYVKEDTVPFLILHGTEDEKVPISQSERFYKELKAKGVYCEFYRLEGCAHGVDEFYQPEIMELILNFMRKHLS; from the coding sequence ATGAGAAAAGATTTGAAGATCACGGTAAAACGGGAAGCGATTGCGCTGATAGGTGATATTACGTATAAAAATGAGGCGGCATGGTATGGAGAAAGCGAAAGGCCGTTGAAAATGAGCCTTTTGGTTCCAAAACATAAGGAACGGCATGCAAAGCCGTTGCCGCTGCTTCTTTGGCTTTGCGGCGGAGGCCTGCGCGTTGTGGATCACAATATTTGGCTGCCGCAAATGATTTCGATTGCGGAAGCCGGGTTTATCGTCGCCAGCGTCGAATATCGAACGATCAACGACGCCGCGCTGCCGAAGCCTCTGATCGACGTAAAAGCAGCTATTCGTTATCTGCGCGCGCACGCCGAAAAATACTGTATCGATCCTGAACGCGTATTTATCATGGGGGAGTCTGCGGGCGGAATGCTGGCCAGCCTCGCGGCCGTGACGCCGGATAACCCTGAATTCGAAATAGGGGATTATCTGGACATGAGCACGCGGGTCAGTGCGGCAATCGATATCTACGGCATTACGGATTTGAACGCTTCCTACGAATTTGCAGCGCAGCTTAATCTGATTCGGGGGATAGAACAGCTTCAAAAGGCGGGAATAACGGACATGGCGGACACAAAGAGCCTGAATCGGTTTAGCGCTATACGATACGTGAAGGAAGATACCGTTCCGTTTCTCATCCTGCATGGTACGGAGGACGAAAAGGTTCCGATTTCGCAGAGCGAGCGTTTTTATAAGGAACTAAAGGCAAAGGGGGTATATTGCGAATTCTATCGGCTGGAAGGGTGCGCGCATGGCGTAGATGAATTTTATCAGCCAGAGATCATGGAATTGATTTTGAACTTTATGAGAAAGCACTTGTCATAA
- a CDS encoding DMT family transporter has protein sequence MKRGYAYAAITGVLFSLLEPISKIIADDVDAFSITVIRFFIGAICLLPSTAIALRKNPASVKKKDLVLLSITGIIMVALCMPCLQIAVQTADSPATIAIVFSGNSLFTILLSALFLHERIRPLQAAAIVLCAVGIAICGYPMAPQNVKSIGMALLAACLFSLYTVITKKYLVHVNSAISISLSFLLGSVVLLLIMSCTRSFSQIAITPRVAICITILGVAVTGAGYLAYFAAIKNGGASTAAFAFFIKPILAPLTAFLINGAVPTRSVFFAIPFVLLGLALSSYSVRQQEPAWRKTDPESS, from the coding sequence GTGAAGCGTGGATATGCGTATGCGGCCATAACGGGCGTGCTGTTTTCCTTGCTGGAACCGATAAGCAAAATTATTGCGGACGATGTGGATGCTTTTTCGATAACCGTTATCCGTTTCTTTATTGGGGCGATCTGTCTTCTGCCGTCCACGGCTATAGCCCTGAGAAAAAATCCGGCATCGGTAAAGAAAAAGGATTTGGTACTGCTTAGCATCACGGGCATCATCATGGTGGCTTTATGTATGCCCTGCCTTCAGATTGCCGTTCAAACTGCGGATTCCCCGGCAACCATTGCGATTGTCTTTTCCGGAAATTCGCTGTTTACGATACTCCTGTCCGCACTGTTTTTGCATGAACGGATTCGGCCTTTACAGGCGGCAGCCATCGTGCTTTGCGCAGTCGGCATCGCTATTTGCGGGTATCCCATGGCTCCGCAAAACGTAAAGTCGATCGGCATGGCCTTGCTCGCAGCGTGTCTATTCAGCCTGTACACCGTCATTACGAAAAAATATCTAGTTCATGTGAACAGCGCTATCAGCATATCCCTATCCTTTCTGCTGGGGAGCGTCGTCCTGCTTCTCATAATGTCCTGTACACGGTCGTTTTCTCAAATTGCGATTACTCCGCGGGTTGCGATATGCATTACGATTTTAGGCGTGGCGGTTACGGGCGCAGGCTACCTGGCTTACTTTGCTGCGATAAAGAACGGCGGGGCCTCGACAGCAGCCTTTGCTTTTTTTATCAAGCCCATTTTAGCGCCGCTTACTGCGTTTCTTATCAACGGCGCGGTTCCGACACGCAGCGTATTTTTTGCGATCCCCTTCGTCTTGCTGGGGCTGGCACTAAGTTCTTACAGTGTGCGGCAACAAGAACCTGCTTGGAGAAAAACGGATCCGGAAAGTAGCTGA